One window of Microbacterium sediminis genomic DNA carries:
- the hemB gene encoding porphobilinogen synthase, with protein MSFPTHRPRRLRQSPAVRRLVRETHLVPSQLVLPLFVREGIDAPVEISSMPGVHQHTLDSLRRAVAEAAEAGVGGVMLFGVPAVRDAVGSGADDPDGILNVATAAVAAEVGDALVVQTDLCLDEFTDHGHCGVLAPDGSVDNDGTLERYAAMAVAQAQAGSALLGLSGMMDGQVAVIRGELDAAGFTDTLILAYAAKYAGAFYGPFREAVDSQLKGDRRTYQLDPGNGREGVKEAVIDAEEGADIVMVKPAGPYLDVLAEVRAAVDIPVWAYQVSGEYSMIEAAAANGWIDRRAAIQESLLGIRRAGADAILTYWAVEAARWLRAEL; from the coding sequence GTGAGCTTCCCCACGCACCGTCCCCGCCGCCTGCGGCAGTCGCCCGCCGTCCGCCGCCTCGTGCGCGAGACGCATCTCGTGCCGTCGCAGCTCGTGCTGCCCCTGTTCGTGCGCGAGGGGATCGACGCGCCCGTCGAGATCTCGTCGATGCCCGGCGTGCACCAGCACACCCTGGACTCGCTGCGTCGCGCCGTCGCCGAGGCGGCCGAGGCCGGCGTGGGCGGCGTCATGCTCTTCGGCGTGCCCGCGGTGCGCGACGCCGTGGGCTCCGGCGCGGACGACCCCGACGGCATCCTCAACGTCGCCACCGCGGCCGTCGCGGCCGAGGTCGGCGACGCGCTCGTCGTGCAGACCGATCTGTGCCTCGACGAGTTCACCGATCACGGTCACTGCGGCGTGCTCGCGCCCGACGGATCGGTCGACAACGACGGCACGCTCGAGCGCTACGCCGCGATGGCCGTCGCGCAGGCGCAGGCCGGCTCGGCGCTGCTGGGCCTGAGCGGGATGATGGACGGCCAGGTGGCCGTGATCCGCGGCGAGCTGGACGCCGCCGGATTCACCGACACGCTGATCCTCGCCTACGCGGCCAAGTACGCCGGCGCGTTCTACGGTCCCTTCCGCGAGGCCGTCGACTCGCAGCTGAAGGGCGATCGCCGCACCTACCAGCTCGACCCGGGCAACGGGCGCGAGGGCGTGAAGGAGGCGGTGATCGACGCCGAGGAGGGCGCCGACATCGTCATGGTCAAGCCCGCCGGCCCGTACCTCGACGTGCTCGCCGAGGTGCGCGCCGCCGTCGACATCCCCGTGTGGGCGTATCAGGTCTCGGGCGAGTACTCGATGATCGAGGCCGCCGCCGCCAACGGATGGATCGACCGCCGCGCCGCCATCCAGGAGTCGCTGCTGGGCATCCGCCGCGCCGGCGCCGACGCGATCCTCACCTACTGGGCGGTCGAGGCCGCCCGCTGGCTCCGCGCCGAGCTCTGA
- a CDS encoding uroporphyrinogen-III synthase produces the protein MTAETSAKAPKPLAGWRVLVPRGGPWGDGVAATLRAKGAVPVVAPLINFAPTEDAAALESAIADLAAGQFDWLTVTSATTVDVLYAYQATIPETTKVAAVGETTAAALQAVGYRVDLVPEIDNSAAGLAHQMIQAESEPRRVLTLRSEIAKPVLTVALQKAGHDVRSVVAYRTIGVPASERVARDVDNGRINAILVTSGSVAEQVREQFPVIPDQTIIAAIGPRTARDAERVGLPIQVVAPAQTIESLIDSLAGIPVPPPTSAALAIADTGPNAVIAGSNPERSS, from the coding sequence ATGACTGCAGAGACTTCAGCCAAGGCGCCCAAGCCCCTCGCGGGCTGGCGCGTGCTCGTACCCCGCGGAGGACCGTGGGGCGACGGCGTCGCGGCGACCCTGCGCGCCAAGGGTGCGGTCCCCGTGGTCGCCCCGCTGATCAACTTCGCCCCGACCGAGGACGCCGCCGCGCTCGAGTCCGCGATCGCCGACCTCGCCGCCGGGCAGTTCGACTGGCTCACCGTCACGAGCGCCACGACGGTCGACGTGCTCTACGCCTACCAGGCCACGATCCCCGAGACGACGAAGGTCGCGGCCGTGGGCGAGACCACCGCCGCCGCGCTGCAGGCGGTCGGCTACCGCGTGGACCTCGTGCCCGAGATCGACAACTCCGCGGCCGGGCTGGCGCATCAGATGATCCAGGCCGAGAGCGAGCCGCGTCGCGTGCTGACGCTGCGCAGCGAGATCGCCAAGCCGGTGCTCACCGTCGCCCTGCAGAAGGCCGGGCACGACGTGCGCAGCGTGGTGGCCTACCGCACGATCGGCGTGCCCGCGTCGGAGCGGGTCGCGCGCGACGTGGACAACGGCCGCATCAACGCGATCCTCGTCACGAGCGGATCGGTCGCCGAGCAGGTGCGCGAGCAGTTCCCCGTGATCCCCGACCAGACGATCATCGCGGCCATCGGCCCCCGCACGGCGCGCGACGCCGAGCGCGTCGGCCTGCCAATCCAGGTGGTCGCGCCGGCGCAGACGATCGAGTCGCTCATCGACAGCCTCGCCGGCATCCCCGTCCCGCCGCCGACGAGCGCGGCGCTGGCCATCGCCGACACCGGCCCGAACGCCGTGATCGCCGGCTCGAACCCGGAGCGATCCTCGTGA
- the hemC gene encoding hydroxymethylbilane synthase, whose translation MTDAGSAAGLPDVIRLGTRRSALAMAQSGMVARDLEAVTGRRVELVQIVSEGDTTRASLASLGGTGVFATRLREALLAGECDLLVHSLKDLPTAPAPGLVIAATPRRADARDVIITRDGTRLEDLPAGSRVGTGSPRRIAQVRAANPGVEIHDLRGNVDSRMARVRDGELDAIVLAAAGLSRLGADIDLHVEPRDLVAWPTAAGQGVLAVETRADAAPALLEALRRLDDPVTRYAQEVERTILAGIEAGCHAPVGVHAFLDGDRMRVRADVLGADPAQTVATDEDVLIGTISAAGAEGYSRDSGSADGDAPGATPRASDIGHEIARRLLAAGASELISGPSTL comes from the coding sequence GTGACCGACGCGGGATCGGCAGCCGGGCTGCCCGACGTCATCCGCCTGGGCACGCGCCGCAGCGCGCTGGCCATGGCGCAGTCGGGCATGGTGGCGCGCGATCTCGAGGCCGTCACCGGCCGCCGCGTCGAGCTCGTGCAGATCGTCTCAGAGGGCGACACCACCCGCGCATCGCTGGCCTCGCTCGGCGGCACCGGGGTGTTCGCGACCCGCCTGCGCGAGGCCCTGCTGGCCGGCGAGTGCGATCTGCTCGTGCACTCCCTCAAGGATCTGCCCACCGCGCCGGCGCCCGGGCTGGTGATCGCGGCGACGCCGCGCCGTGCCGACGCCCGCGACGTGATCATCACCCGCGACGGCACCCGCCTGGAGGACCTCCCGGCCGGATCCCGCGTGGGCACGGGATCCCCGCGCCGCATCGCGCAGGTCCGCGCCGCCAACCCGGGGGTCGAGATCCACGACCTGCGGGGCAACGTCGACTCGCGCATGGCGCGCGTGCGCGACGGCGAGCTCGACGCGATCGTGCTCGCCGCCGCGGGTCTGAGCCGCCTGGGCGCCGACATCGACCTGCACGTCGAGCCCCGCGATCTCGTGGCCTGGCCCACGGCGGCCGGTCAGGGCGTGCTCGCCGTCGAGACCCGCGCCGATGCCGCGCCCGCGCTGCTCGAGGCGCTCCGCCGCCTGGACGATCCGGTCACCCGCTACGCGCAGGAGGTGGAGCGGACGATCCTCGCCGGCATCGAGGCGGGCTGCCACGCTCCCGTCGGCGTGCACGCGTTCCTCGACGGCGATCGGATGCGCGTGCGGGCCGACGTGCTCGGCGCCGATCCCGCGCAGACGGTCGCGACGGATGAGGATGTGCTGATCGGGACGATTTCCGCTGCGGGTGCCGAGGGGTATAGTCGGGACTCAGGCAGCGCCGACGGTGACGCGCCCGGCGCGACCCCGCGCGCCAGCGACATCGGACACGAGATCGCGCGTCGGCTGCTTGCGGCCGGCGCATCCGAGCTCATCTCGGGGCCCTCCACTCTATGA
- the hemQ gene encoding hydrogen peroxide-dependent heme synthase, whose translation MVQIQPRPQADAPERSGDDYSLFAVWRRNPAEPVTESDPTELADIVTLLADQGVTVRGFYDVSGLRADADLMVWLHGPVAEDLQKAVRRLRRTELLRPLLPTWNGMSVHRDAEFNKSHVPGYLRGIAPKGWLTVYPFVRSYEWYLLPDEERRSMLADHGRKGAAFRGVVANTMAAFALGDYEWMLPMESDELTDLVDMMRDLRYTEARRHVREEVPFFTGRRITLDEIPEVLQ comes from the coding sequence ATGGTGCAGATCCAGCCCCGTCCCCAGGCCGATGCCCCCGAGCGCTCCGGCGACGACTACAGCCTCTTCGCCGTCTGGCGCCGCAACCCGGCCGAGCCGGTCACCGAGAGCGACCCGACGGAGCTGGCCGACATCGTGACGCTGCTCGCCGACCAGGGGGTCACGGTCCGCGGCTTCTACGACGTGAGCGGGCTGCGCGCCGACGCCGATCTCATGGTCTGGCTGCACGGGCCCGTCGCCGAGGATCTGCAGAAGGCGGTCCGGCGCCTGCGTCGCACCGAGCTGCTGCGCCCCCTGCTTCCCACCTGGAACGGCATGTCGGTGCACCGCGACGCCGAGTTCAACAAGAGCCACGTGCCGGGCTACCTGCGCGGCATCGCGCCGAAGGGCTGGCTCACGGTCTACCCGTTCGTGCGCAGCTACGAGTGGTACCTGCTGCCCGACGAGGAGCGGCGCTCGATGCTCGCCGACCACGGCCGCAAGGGGGCCGCGTTCCGCGGCGTCGTGGCCAACACGATGGCGGCCTTCGCGCTCGGAGACTACGAGTGGATGCTGCCGATGGAGTCCGATGAGCTCACCGACCTCGTCGACATGATGCGCGACCTGCGCTACACCGAGGCGCGCCGTCACGTGCGCGAGGAGGTGCCGTTCTTCACCGGACGCCGGATCACGCTCGACGAGATCCCGGAAGTCCTGCAGTGA